GGTTGCGGGCTTCATCCAGCTCGAAATGCTTTTTACGTAGCTCATCGTACAGAAGAAGGGTATCCTCTCGTCCTCGTCCAGCTCTCTGTAATAGTTCATTGAGATAGGTGATGAGCAGAAATGTAATGTTGATGAAGGTTACTATGAGCTGTGGAGAATCCCAGAGCGCAACGTTTAAGACTATCAGATGCACAACCGTAAACACAAGAGGCGCTGCTTTAGGTTGAAGTCTGGAATAATAAAGTAATGCCGAAATCGCTGGAAAAATCATGATACTGCCGTACTGGTAGCATAACCATGCGGTGAACAGCACTTCAATAATGCTTATCAAAGCGTGAAAGGATCGGGGCAGCTTTGGAACCATGACAACAAGGAATAGCAGCATCAGAATATGCAGCGTGAAGATTCCGTAATCGGAATATTGGTAGATATATATAGTGAAAAAAGCTGGAACTATGATGAGTCCGTAACGCAATAGGTTTAGCTCTCTGGTCACGCCTGAGTCATCCTTTTTGTTTTTTTCTAATCTTAGCATATTCACCTACTAGTTCAGGAGATGACTTTAGTCACCTTCAAAAGATGACCTTTCGTACCTTCGCTGGAATGCACTTTAAGCTAAAATTGGAAATATAGGAGCACAAACGACAGGAGAGATGAAAAGATGGCAATCGCGATATTGACCGATGTGGTGAAACGATATGAAGGTAAATTAACAGTGGATCATGTAAATATGACGATACAAGAAGGAGAAATCTTTGGACTGCTAGGCCCAAACGGAGCGGGTAAAAGTACAACGATCAGTATGATCTGCGGCTTGCTTAAGATTGACGGGGGAGACATTATCATTGACGGTTTACCTGTGTCTTCGCAATCCCTAGAGGTGAAGAAAAGAATTGGATTGGTTCCACAGGATTTAGCCTTGTACGACACCATGACAGCGGCCGATAATGTCACTTTTTTCGGGAAATTGTATGGTTTGCGCGGCAAACTCCTGAAGGAACGAGTGGAAGAAGCGCTTACCTTTGTAGGACTTAGCGATCGTGCTAAAGAGAAGCCCTCGACCTTCTCTGGAGGGATGAAAAGACGTCTGAACATTGCCTGCGCCATTATGCATCGTCCAAAGCTGATTATTATGGATGAACCAACAGTGGGGATTGATCCGCAATCTCGTAATCATATCCTTGAATCGGTCAAGGAGCTCAATCGACTGGGCTCAACCATTATTTATACCAGCCACTACATGGAGGAGGTTGCAGCCATTTGTGATCGGGTAGCCATTATGGATAAAGGGCATATCATTGCTTGCGGTACGGAAAAAGAACTGCGTGAGCGGGTCGCCAAGGAAGAAAAAATTATGATCAAAGCCGCTAATGTTACTCCGGAGCTTGTTCACGAGCTGACGCTTCATCCTAGAATTAGTCGTGTAGAAGCAAAAGAAGGTGTGGTGGAACTGTATCTACCTTCTTCGCAAGGGGAGCTGCAGGATATTCTTTTTATTTTTGCCAAGCATGAGGGGATTATTGGCTCACTAAATATTGAAGAACCCGATCTGGAGACGTTGTTTCTTAACCTGACCGGACGGACCTTACGAGATTAAGAGGGGGGAGTATTCTGATGAATACTTGGACGATTATGATCTATGAGCTGCGAAGATTATTTAGCTCACGTTCTATGATATTAAATATG
This window of the Paenibacillus sp. FSL R10-2734 genome carries:
- a CDS encoding ABC transporter ATP-binding protein encodes the protein MAIAILTDVVKRYEGKLTVDHVNMTIQEGEIFGLLGPNGAGKSTTISMICGLLKIDGGDIIIDGLPVSSQSLEVKKRIGLVPQDLALYDTMTAADNVTFFGKLYGLRGKLLKERVEEALTFVGLSDRAKEKPSTFSGGMKRRLNIACAIMHRPKLIIMDEPTVGIDPQSRNHILESVKELNRLGSTIIYTSHYMEEVAAICDRVAIMDKGHIIACGTEKELRERVAKEEKIMIKAANVTPELVHELTLHPRISRVEAKEGVVELYLPSSQGELQDILFIFAKHEGIIGSLNIEEPDLETLFLNLTGRTLRD